A genomic segment from Streptomyces sp. NBC_00459 encodes:
- a CDS encoding metal ABC transporter ATP-binding protein, with product MVSLRGAELSYGARVVWQGLDLDVRPGEFLAVLGPNGSGKTSFVRALLGRQPLSAGTLTVLGGPPREAGRHLGYVPQQAEVSAQAMLRARDLVRFGIDGHRFGPRLRTGAVRRRVDEILASVGASAYADVPLGMLSGGERQRVRIGQALATDPRILLCDEPLLSLDLNHQRAVTELVDARRRSHGTSVVFVTHEINPVLGLVDRVLYLAPGGHRVGTPEEVLTSESLSQLYGTRVDVLRVQGRVVVVGAPDGPAAPPHHAHETAHEAVLQTEKVRP from the coding sequence GGTGGTGTGGCAGGGCCTCGACCTGGACGTTCGGCCGGGGGAGTTCCTGGCCGTGCTCGGGCCGAACGGTTCGGGCAAGACCAGTTTCGTACGGGCCCTGCTGGGCCGGCAGCCCCTGTCCGCCGGCACCCTGACCGTCCTCGGCGGCCCTCCGCGCGAGGCCGGCCGGCACCTCGGGTACGTCCCTCAGCAGGCGGAGGTGTCCGCACAGGCGATGCTGCGCGCCCGCGATCTCGTGCGCTTCGGCATCGACGGGCACCGCTTCGGGCCCCGGCTGCGCACGGGCGCCGTCCGCCGCCGGGTCGACGAGATCCTCGCCTCCGTCGGAGCCTCGGCGTACGCCGACGTCCCCCTCGGCATGCTGTCCGGCGGCGAACGGCAACGCGTCCGTATCGGGCAGGCCCTGGCGACCGATCCGCGCATCCTGCTCTGCGACGAGCCGCTGCTCTCCCTCGACCTGAACCACCAGCGGGCCGTCACCGAACTCGTGGACGCCCGCCGCCGGTCCCACGGCACGTCCGTGGTCTTCGTGACCCACGAGATCAATCCGGTGCTCGGCCTGGTCGACCGTGTGCTGTACCTGGCTCCGGGCGGTCACCGGGTCGGGACACCGGAGGAGGTGCTGACCTCGGAGTCCTTGTCGCAGCTGTACGGCACGCGGGTCGACGTCCTCCGTGTCCAGGGGCGGGTCGTGGTCGTCGGCGCCCCCGACGGACCGGCCGCGCCACCCCATCACGCCCACGAGACCGCCCATGAGGCTGTCCTCCAGACCGAGAAAGTGCGCCCATGA